Part of the Desulfovibrio sp. JC010 genome, TAATCCCGGATATAACCGGGAATGGCGTTGCCGGGTCCTGAAGGATCTGGAAGGGGAGTACGATAAACTCCTGCTGCAGGCCGATAATTTCCATCTGGATGAGCAGGCTTTTCGCGATCTCTGGGAAAGAAGGATCGAAGAACACTTGAAATCCACTGTAGTGTGTCGCAAGATGGTCCCGCGTGAAGAGGAGGGCTTTCCCTTCTGCGGAGCACTGCACGAAGAAATATGTCTTTTTGAGCAGCCTGAATGCGAAGGTGTGTGTAATCTCTTCAAACCACGTAAGGATTAGAATTTTATATTGCCGGATTAGGATTATTAATGGCGAAGCCCAAATAAAAGGTTTTGGGATTCTTAAACCCTTTTGCAAAAGGGTTTAAGCCGCCGGAGGCAACATCTTTCAATAAAAAGCGCGAAGCGCATCATATCCGTAAAGGAGCAGGTCATGTTAATATATTTTCCGCAAATGCATGAGGAACTGGTCGGGGAAAAGGTCGAGGGTGCGTTGATTTTTGATCCGGGCATCGACCGTGATGTGACCGGCGAAGTGCCTGTTTTCCGTCCTGAAGATCTGCCCGTGGAGCCGCAAACATGCGCACGCATGGTTGCTGACTTCGTCAGTTATGGTGAATCCCTCGGCGAGATGTTTAAATTCATCGCCAACCCCCAGTCCAATGATAAGGACCAGTTCGGGGAGCGTACTTCAGCCATCCATAATGAACTGACTGCCCGTATTTCTCCTGATGCTGAAGATAAGGGGCGTGAAGAAGCGCGTATCCAGAATCAGGTCGTGCTGGCCCTTTGCTATGCTTATGAAGAAAAACATCTGGAACTGGGCTCCCTTGAACAGAACCTGACCGATAAATGGGCCGGGTTCGGGGAAAGCCTCGGTCTTGATGTTGAAGACGAGGATGACCGCAAGGCCATGGCTCTCGGCGGGCTGATGGCCAACCTGCCCGGAACAGGCGGCGGCGATGTGCAGCTGCCGTGGCAGAAGGTGCTGGAAGGTTTTAGCCTGCTGCTGCCGGACAATTGCGTACTGGTCACATCTGATGTTGATGCGGTTTCCTTCTGGCGGGATCGTGATTTTGAATTTTATGAAAAAGAAGGACTGCTGGCGGAAAAGGCTCTTGTTCTGCGCGAAAAAGCGTGGAAACTGCTGGGCTTGTCTTCTCTTCCCGAAGAAAGGCAGTGGCTTGAGCGGGAAATGACCGTGGTCCTTAATGTCCAAGAAGAAAATTAAAAGGGAGTCCTGACATGGAATCCATACATATCAGTCCGGTCACACCTCCTCAGGTGGTAAAAGAAATCAAGGGTATAATCTTTGATTGCGACGGGGTGCTGATTAATTCGTTTCAGGCCAATAAATGGTACTACAACAGGTTTAAGGAAAAGTTCGGCCTTGAGCTCATGAACGCTGAAGAGGAAAAGCAGGTGCATGCGCTGACCCATGCCGATGCACTGAAGTATATCCTGCCTGAAGAATTCCACGAAGAAGCTTTTGTTTACAGCACTGATCACTCGCATAAGGAAGGGATCAATTATATTGAGGTGGAAGAGGGCTTGACCCGGCTCTTGGAATGGTTGAGAACCCACAACATCCGTATGGGGATCAATACCAACCGCACTGACACTCTTCCCATGGTCCTGCAGAAATTCGACATTGAGAGTTTTTTCTCGCCCATGGTCACCTCGCAGACTCTTCCTAACAGCAAGCCGCATCCCGAAGGCGTTCATTATATTCTGCAGAAGTGGAATATGAAGCCGGAGGACGTGGTCTACATCGGTGATACATGGGTGGATGAGCGTTGTGCCGAGCGTGCCGGGGTCGAATTCTGGGCCTATCGCAGCACAGGGCTTAATGCCCGTTTTCATATCGACAGCTACTGGACGCTTTGCAACCT contains:
- a CDS encoding HAD family hydrolase, giving the protein MESIHISPVTPPQVVKEIKGIIFDCDGVLINSFQANKWYYNRFKEKFGLELMNAEEEKQVHALTHADALKYILPEEFHEEAFVYSTDHSHKEGINYIEVEEGLTRLLEWLRTHNIRMGINTNRTDTLPMVLQKFDIESFFSPMVTSQTLPNSKPHPEGVHYILQKWNMKPEDVVYIGDTWVDERCAERAGVEFWAYRSTGLNARFHIDSYWTLCNLLEKARNDVWSGCGCGQQKFI